The following proteins are encoded in a genomic region of Labeo rohita strain BAU-BD-2019 chromosome 5, IGBB_LRoh.1.0, whole genome shotgun sequence:
- the LOC127165071 gene encoding PWWP domain-containing DNA repair factor 3A-like has product MDSEQQCAILFEHLKALLHNCKTQLNFTNEVEFICSFLFPEAIIHGLCELQALSWQEAEEVFLRGPTYHPSEVEEFDRVIAKRMRKEATFASQKQDDSD; this is encoded by the exons ATGGACAGTGAGCAGCAGTGTGCCATTCTTTTTGAACACCTCAAAGCTCTGCTACACAATTGTAAAACTCAACTGAACTTCACAAATGAAGTGGAGTTCATTTGTAGTTTTCTTTTTCCTGAG GCCATCATTCATGGCCTATGTGAGCTGCAGGCATTATCCTGGCAGGAGGCTGAGGAGGTGTTCCTTCGTGGCCCTACTTATCACCCTAG tgaaGTTGAGGAATTTGACCGGGTGATTGCAAAAAGAATGAGAAAAGAAGCAACATTTGCCTCCCAgaaa CAAGATGACAGTGATTAA